One part of the Methylobacterium mesophilicum SR1.6/6 genome encodes these proteins:
- a CDS encoding TIGR03862 family flavoprotein, with protein sequence MPDDTDEIAIVGGGPAGLAAAEVLAQAGRAVTVYERMPSVARKLLIAGRGGLNITHSEGRADFLARYHPQGYLDAAVAAFPPDALRAWCADLGEPTFVGSSGRVFPRSFKASPLLRAWLGRLDRLGVRIRTRHRLTAIDGGLRFEAPDGPLAIAPRAVLLALGGASWPRLGSDGRWVPVLEGLGVAVTPLRPANAGFAVAWSDLFRERFAGTPLKRVALACDGSAVRGEAVITETGLEGGAVYALSRSLRAAIAARGGARLVVDLRPDLTRDALASRLSGARPGDSAATRLRKAAGLPPVAAGLLREAAGAALPTDPEILAGLIKAAPLTLTASAPIERAISTAGGVRLDALDGRSMLRSRPGLFLAGEMLDWEAPTGGYLLQGAFAGGRAAAAGILDWLGETGG encoded by the coding sequence ATGCCGGACGACACGGACGAGATCGCCATCGTGGGCGGCGGCCCCGCAGGGCTCGCGGCGGCCGAGGTGCTGGCGCAGGCCGGGCGCGCGGTCACGGTCTACGAGCGCATGCCGTCGGTCGCCCGCAAGCTGCTGATCGCCGGCCGCGGCGGCCTCAACATCACCCACAGCGAGGGGCGGGCCGACTTCCTCGCCCGCTACCATCCGCAGGGCTACCTCGACGCCGCCGTCGCGGCCTTCCCTCCCGACGCGCTGCGGGCGTGGTGCGCGGATCTCGGCGAGCCGACCTTCGTCGGGTCGAGCGGGCGCGTCTTCCCGCGGAGTTTCAAGGCCTCGCCGTTGCTGCGGGCCTGGCTCGGGCGGCTCGACCGCCTCGGCGTCCGGATCCGGACCCGACACCGGCTCACGGCGATCGACGGGGGGCTGCGCTTCGAGGCTCCGGACGGGCCGCTGGCCATCGCGCCCCGGGCGGTCCTCCTGGCGCTGGGCGGGGCAAGCTGGCCGCGGCTCGGATCGGACGGGCGCTGGGTGCCGGTCCTCGAAGGGCTCGGCGTGGCGGTCACGCCCCTGCGCCCGGCCAATGCCGGCTTCGCGGTGGCGTGGTCCGACCTGTTCCGGGAGCGGTTCGCCGGCACGCCGCTGAAGCGCGTGGCGCTCGCCTGCGACGGCAGCGCCGTGCGGGGCGAGGCCGTGATCACCGAGACCGGCCTCGAGGGCGGGGCGGTCTACGCCCTCTCGCGTTCCTTGCGCGCGGCGATCGCGGCGCGCGGCGGCGCCCGGCTCGTCGTGGATCTGCGCCCGGACCTGACCCGGGATGCCCTCGCAAGCCGCCTGTCCGGCGCCCGGCCCGGCGATTCGGCCGCCACCCGGCTGCGCAAGGCGGCGGGTCTCCCGCCGGTGGCCGCGGGCCTGCTGCGCGAGGCGGCGGGGGCCGCCCTCCCGACGGATCCCGAAATCCTCGCCGGGCTGATCAAGGCCGCGCCGCTGACCCTCACCGCCTCCGCGCCGATCGAGCGGGCGATCTCGACGGCGGGGGGCGTCCGGCTCGACGCCCTCGACGGGCGGTCGATGCTGCGGTCCCGTCCCGGTCTGTTC
- a CDS encoding SURF1 family protein, with protein sequence MRPAGSGGDPGPSPAPISLLRRVVFGVAATLVFVVLVGLGTWQVERRAWKLDLIAQVDARVHAPAVPAPGPADWPRIGPDDAYRHVTLSGTFLHDRETLVQAVTERGGGFWVLTPLRRPDGSLVLINRGFVPGDRRDPASRAAGQLAGETTVTGLLRLTEPKGAFLRANDPKDDRWYSRDVAAIAAARGLTDVAPYFVDADATPNPGGLPVGGLTVIAFPNNHLVYAITWYGMALMLAGAVVYVLRGGRARDGAAEEH encoded by the coding sequence ATGAGGCCCGCGGGGTCGGGAGGGGACCCAGGTCCCTCCCCGGCCCCGATTTCGTTGCTGCGGCGCGTCGTATTCGGCGTTGCCGCCACCCTCGTATTCGTCGTCCTGGTCGGGCTCGGCACGTGGCAGGTTGAGCGGCGGGCCTGGAAGCTCGACCTGATCGCGCAGGTGGACGCCCGGGTTCATGCGCCCGCCGTGCCGGCGCCCGGCCCCGCCGACTGGCCCCGGATCGGCCCCGACGACGCCTATCGGCACGTGACGCTGTCGGGCACCTTCCTGCACGATCGCGAGACGCTGGTGCAGGCGGTGACCGAGCGCGGTGGCGGCTTCTGGGTGCTGACGCCGCTGCGCCGCCCGGACGGCAGCCTCGTGCTGATCAACCGCGGGTTCGTGCCGGGCGACCGCCGGGATCCAGCCTCGCGCGCGGCCGGGCAGCTGGCGGGCGAGACCACCGTCACCGGTCTCCTGCGGTTGACCGAGCCGAAGGGCGCGTTCCTGCGCGCCAACGACCCGAAGGACGACCGCTGGTACTCTCGCGACGTCGCGGCCATCGCGGCGGCGCGCGGCCTCACCGATGTCGCCCCCTACTTCGTCGACGCCGACGCGACGCCCAATCCCGGCGGCCTGCCGGTGGGCGGCCTCACGGTGATCGCCTTCCCCAACAACCACCTCGTCTACGCGATCACGTGGTACGGGATGGCGCTGATGCTGGCGGGGGCGGTGGTCTACGTCCTGCGGGGCGGCCGGGCGAGGGACGGAGCTGCCGAAGAGCACTGA